One Thermicanus aegyptius DSM 12793 DNA segment encodes these proteins:
- the infA gene encoding translation initiation factor IF-1 produces MAKEDVIEIEGTVIEPLPNAMFRVELVNGHKILAHVSGKIRMNFIRILPGDKVTVELSPYDLTRGRIVYRYK; encoded by the coding sequence TTGGCCAAAGAGGATGTGATTGAAATTGAAGGGACCGTCATTGAGCCGCTCCCCAATGCCATGTTTCGCGTGGAATTGGTGAACGGACACAAGATATTGGCCCACGTCTCCGGCAAGATTCGCATGAATTTTATCCGCATCTTGCCGGGCGATAAAGTAACGGTAGAATTATCTCCCTACGATTTGACCCGGGGCAGGATTGTGTACCGTTATAAATAA
- the rpmJ gene encoding 50S ribosomal protein L36, which translates to MKVRPSVKPICEKCKVIRRKGKVMVICENPKHKQTQG; encoded by the coding sequence ATGAAGGTAAGGCCGTCGGTTAAGCCGATTTGTGAAAAATGCAAAGTAATTCGCCGAAAGGGTAAAGTGATGGTCATTTGCGAAAATCCGAAGCATAAGCAGACCCAAGGTTAA
- the rpsM gene encoding 30S ribosomal protein S13 — MARIAGVDIPRDKRVEISLTYIYGIGRSMSNKILKETGVNPDTRVKDLTEDEVNRIREYIDKNVKVEGDLRREVSLNIKRLMEIGCYRGLRHRRGLPVRGQRTKTNARTRKGPRRTIANKKK, encoded by the coding sequence ATGGCACGTATAGCAGGTGTTGATATCCCCCGAGACAAGAGGGTTGAAATCTCATTGACCTACATCTATGGCATTGGCCGTTCCATGTCCAACAAGATTTTGAAAGAAACCGGCGTCAATCCCGATACCCGCGTAAAAGATCTTACCGAAGATGAGGTGAATCGCATCCGGGAATATATCGATAAGAACGTAAAGGTAGAAGGAGATCTGCGCAGGGAAGTCTCTCTCAATATCAAACGGCTGATGGAGATTGGGTGCTACCGTGGCCTGCGCCACCGTCGCGGTCTGCCGGTTCGCGGCCAACGTACAAAGACGAATGCCCGTACACGGAAAGGTCCACGCCGCACCATCGCCAATAAGAAGAAATAG
- the rpsK gene encoding 30S ribosomal protein S11, which translates to MAKRKTATVRTRRKDRKNVPSGVAHIRSTFNNTIVTITDPHGNTISWASAGALGFKGSRKSTPFAAQMAAEAAAKAAMDHGMKDVEVMVKGPGAGREAAIRSLQAAGLEVNVIRDVTPIPHNGCRPPKRRRV; encoded by the coding sequence TTGGCAAAAAGAAAAACGGCAACGGTCCGTACCCGTCGTAAAGATCGCAAAAACGTGCCATCCGGTGTGGCTCATATCCGTTCCACCTTCAACAACACCATCGTCACCATAACCGATCCCCATGGGAATACCATCTCCTGGGCGAGCGCAGGGGCATTAGGATTTAAAGGAAGCAGGAAGAGCACTCCTTTTGCGGCTCAAATGGCCGCTGAAGCTGCAGCTAAAGCAGCGATGGATCATGGGATGAAAGATGTAGAAGTGATGGTAAAAGGCCCCGGAGCCGGGCGGGAAGCAGCGATCCGCTCTTTACAGGCTGCAGGACTAGAGGTGAATGTGATCCGGGATGTAACGCCCATCCCCCACAATGGATGCCGTCCTCCGAAACGTCGCCGCGTCTGA
- a CDS encoding DNA-directed RNA polymerase subunit alpha: MIEIEKPKIEAVEISPDGSYGKFVVEPLERGYGTTLGNSLRRILLSSLPGAAVTTVQIDGVLHEFSTIEGVVEDTTEIILNLKKLALRIHSDEEKILEIEADEEGVVTAGDIRADSDVDILNPELYIATIAPNGRLHIRMTANRGRGYVPADANKRDDNPIGVIPIDSIYSPVHRVNYQVENTRVGQVTNYDKLTLEIWTNRSIRPEEAVSIGAKILTDHLLLFVALTERARTTEVMIEKEEDKKEKALEMTIEELDLSVRSYNCLKRAGINTVQELIQKSEEDMMKVRNLGKKSLEEVIAKLHAMGLHLRNDD, translated from the coding sequence ATGATAGAGATAGAAAAGCCAAAGATTGAGGCTGTAGAAATTTCTCCAGACGGGAGTTATGGCAAATTCGTCGTAGAACCTCTCGAAAGGGGATACGGAACGACCCTTGGGAATTCCCTCCGCAGAATCCTCTTATCTTCACTTCCCGGGGCGGCTGTAACCACAGTACAGATTGATGGGGTGCTTCATGAGTTTTCAACCATCGAAGGGGTTGTGGAGGATACCACCGAAATCATCCTGAATCTGAAGAAATTAGCTCTTCGCATTCACTCCGACGAGGAGAAAATTCTTGAGATCGAAGCGGATGAGGAAGGTGTGGTTACGGCAGGTGATATCCGAGCCGATAGCGATGTGGACATCCTCAATCCGGAACTTTATATAGCCACCATCGCCCCCAATGGGAGACTTCACATCCGCATGACGGCGAACCGGGGACGCGGATATGTTCCGGCAGATGCCAACAAGCGAGATGATAACCCCATTGGCGTCATTCCCATCGACTCCATTTACTCACCGGTTCATCGGGTAAATTATCAAGTAGAAAATACCCGTGTCGGACAAGTAACCAACTATGATAAACTAACGTTGGAGATTTGGACGAACCGAAGCATACGGCCTGAAGAAGCCGTTAGCATCGGTGCTAAGATCTTGACCGACCATTTGCTCCTCTTTGTAGCCCTCACGGAGAGAGCTCGCACGACGGAGGTCATGATCGAGAAAGAGGAAGATAAGAAAGAAAAAGCCTTGGAGATGACCATTGAGGAACTGGATCTATCGGTGCGCTCCTACAACTGCCTGAAACGCGCAGGGATCAATACCGTACAGGAGCTTATTCAAAAGTCGGAAGAAGATATGATGAAAGTGCGCAATTTGGGGAAAAAGTCCTTGGAAGAGGTTATTGCTAAACTTCATGCGATGGGCTTACATTTGCGAAACGATGACTAA
- the rplQ gene encoding 50S ribosomal protein L17, translated as MAYSKVGRDSSARKALFRDLITDLIIHERIETTEIKAKELRSIADKMVTLAKRGDLHARRQVAAFVRKEPVDPSDEKSKDAVQKLFDEIAPRYKERNGGYTRVLKTTFRRGDAAPMAIIEFVKE; from the coding sequence ATGGCCTATTCAAAAGTAGGTAGAGACAGTTCGGCGCGGAAGGCGCTGTTTAGGGATCTCATCACCGATCTTATCATTCATGAACGGATTGAGACCACCGAAATAAAGGCAAAGGAACTTCGCTCCATCGCAGATAAGATGGTTACCTTGGCCAAGCGAGGTGATCTTCATGCCCGCCGCCAGGTCGCTGCTTTCGTCCGGAAAGAACCCGTTGACCCGAGTGATGAAAAAAGCAAAGACGCCGTGCAAAAACTATTTGATGAGATCGCGCCCCGCTATAAGGAGCGAAACGGAGGCTATACCCGGGTATTAAAAACCACCTTTCGGCGTGGGGATGCAGCTCCGATGGCGATCATCGAATTCGTAAAAGAATAA